The sequence below is a genomic window from Hymenobacter oligotrophus.
TGGCCAGCGGCGGGTACATCATCAGGATGAGTCCCACGGCCAGCGGCACGTTCACAGTGCCTACCGAGAAATAGTTGATGGCTTGCTCCACGCCGGGCACGAAGTAGCCCAGCGCCACGCCGGCGCCCATGGCCAGGAAGATCCACAGGGTCAGGCCCTGGTCGAGGCCGGAAAGCTTCTTGCGGGCAACGGCCACTGCCGACGCCGTAGGGGGAAGATTTGTCATGGCGGTTAAGTCAGCCCCACTTCGGCACTGCGACGCTCCAGCAAAAGCGTGTCGCGCCACTGACCACCCATCTTCCCGATTCGTTCGCGGCGTCCGACTAGCCGGAAACCGGTGGCTTCGTGCAGGCGGACGCTGGTCTCGTTCTCGGGGAAGATGCCGGCCTGCAGCGTCCACATGTCGTGCTGCTCCGACTCGCGTACCAACGCTGCCAGGAGCTGCCGCCCGACGCCCCGGCCCCGGGCCGCGTCAGCTACGTACACGCTCACCTCGCCCACACCGCCGTACACGCAGCGGCTCGACACGGGGGAGAGAGCCGCCCAGCCGAGTACCTGTCCGTTGTCATCGAGGGCGACGAGGCGGCTGTGCGGCAGGTGTCCTCGGTCCCATTCTTCCCAGCTGGGAGCCGACGTGGCAAACGTAGCGTTGCCGGTCGCAATGCCGGCTTCGTAAATGGCTTTGGCGGCCGGCCAGTGCGCCGGCGCGAAGGGCTGCAGGGTCATGGTTAGTTGATGAGAAGGGGGAAGAAGCGCAGAAGGCGAGTAGCAGCACCTAGCAGCACCCGCCGCCGGGCGTGCAGGCGTTGGCGGCCGGGGTAGCCGGCGTAGCATCGACCAGGGTAAAGGCCATCGGCGCGGTCGTCAGCATTTCAGCGGCTAGCGGCGCCTGCTGAGCAGCGGGCGCGATGCAGCACTGGCTGTTGCCGCTGGCCTGGTCGTACTCGGCCTGGTAGCGCGGGTCGTTGAACTCGGCGTCTTCGTGGAAGTAGTACACTTCCCACTCCACGCCGTCCGGGTCGTTGACCCAGAACTTATCCTGCTTGGCGTAGCAGCAACTGGTGCCCATTTCTTCGCGGGCTACCAGGCCGGCCCTGCGCGCTACCTCCAGGCGCTGCTCCATTTCCTGCACCGTCTCGACCTGGAAACCCAGGTGCCCGAAGTTGCTGGCCACGCGCTCGGGGTTCTGCACAAAGGAGATGATCAGCGAGGGCTTGTCGAGCACGTACTTCGCGTAGCCAGGCTTTATCTTGGTAGCCGGCTGTCCGAAGAAGGCCGTGTAGAAGTTCACCGTGGCGGTTAGGTCGGAGACGTACAGCGAGACGTGCATCCGGGGAAATACAGACGTTTCCATGCGATAGGCGAATTGAAAGGGTGAAATGAATTAGCAGCAGGAGCCACCGGGGGCGCAGGCCTCGTTGGCGGTCGATTCGACGAAGAAGGCCGTGAACTGCTGGTGCACCTGGCGCAGCAGTTCCGTGTTCAGGCAGTAGCAGACGGTCAGCCCATCAATCTCCCCGCGAATCAGGTCCAGCGCCTTCAGCTCCTGCAGGTGCTGCGAGACGGTCGTGCGGGAGAGCGGCAGCTCGGCGGCGATGTCGCCGGAAATGCAGGTCTTCTTCGACGCCAGCAGCTGAATGATGGCCACCCGGGCCGGATGGGCCAGCGCTTTGGCTACGCGGGCGAGTTGCTGTTGCTCCTCAGTGAAAGCGGCGGTCTTGGCGTACGTCATGGCAACTATGTAGTATGTCGCAATTATACGACATTATATGACGTATGTTTACGTCTCAGGCAGAATTTTCTTTTTCAATTCTCCGCTTGCGGCGTCCTGCATGTCGGCTGAACAGCAATTGACTGCCCGCTGCTGACAAGACGTAATCCAGGACACAAAGCTCATTTCAGGTTTAGGAGCCGCTTTATGGGTTCTACTCAGCTGCTATTCGTGTGGAGTCGGTGCACCTCACCACCCGATTTTAACCGTTCGTCAACTTTCTACTAATCGGGTTTCAGGGCCGGATAGGTTTGCACAAGTCAAACCTGCCTGGTTTGGCACGTCCACGCTCAGGTCGGCCGACCCGGGGTGCCACGCTTGATTCCTGCCGATGCTCAGTGCTTATTCCTGGAGCCAGTTTGGCCTGTTTATGCTGGTCGTGGTTCTGCTCTACTACCTGGTAGTCGGATTACTCTACTACCGCGCCGAACTCGCCCCGCTGCTCTCGCTCGGTAAGCGCGGCGGGGGCAGTACCCCGGCCCCCACCACGGCGCCGCCTGCCCTGGTGCGCCCGACCTCAGCCTTTACGCCACCACAGCCGGCCGCCGCCGAGGCAGCACCGGAAGCTGCGGCAGAGGAGGAGGGCGCCGCCGAGAACCTGCCCCCTACCACTGAAGCGGTAGTAGAAGGCCAGTTGCCCGCCTCCACCGCCACGGCTACCGGCCAGGACCAGAGCGCCGACGACAGCGCGCCGATGGATGCCGCTTCGGCCTCGGCCGAGGAGCAGGCCGCAGCCCAGGACCAAATCCGCACCGAAGCCCCCGACCAGGCTGATGAGCGCCTGGCCGAGCTGGTGCGGCGCGAAGCCCATGCCGAGGCGGACCCGGCAGCGGCAGCTGACCAACCCACCGAGCTCCTCGACGCCGAGCCCGCGCTCCAGCAGCAGCTGCCGGTGAGCTACGAGCCCCTGGCTTCATTCGAGGAGCCGGTGGCCTCCCCGCTGGACATCATCACCGCCGGGCCCGCACCGCAGCTGGTGGCCGCCGAATCGGTCAGCGAGTACATCGCCCTGCTGCAGGCGGGCCAGAACCCGCCCGCCCCGGCCGGCCTGCAGGGCAGCTGCCTGGCTGAGCAAATGGCCCAGCACCTGGAAGAATACCAGGCCGAGCTGGCCGCCCTGTTCGGAGCCGACGAGCTGTAGTGCCCGCCCCGCCCCTACCCACGTCTCATTCTTTCCCATTCGTATGAACCAGAAGCGTTTTAGTACCTCACTGGCCGTTCTGGCCCTGCTCCTTAGCTCGCACCTGCTCTACGCCCAAACCGGGGGCGGCAACGGCACGGCCGGCATCCAGGATGCCACTACTCAGGTTACCAGCTACTTCGACCCGCTCACCAAGCTCATGTACGCCATCGGGGCGGTGCTGGGCCTGGTGGGCGCCATTAAGGTGTACAGCAAGTGGAACTCCGGCGACCAGGACACCCAGAAAACGGCCGTGTCGTGGTTTGGCTCGATGATTTTCCTGGTCATCGTGGCCACGGTGGTGCGCTCGTTCTTCCTGTAAGCTCATAAGCCATGCCCGTCTACGACCTGAACCGGGGCATCAACAAGCCCGTCGAATTCAAGGGGCTGGTGGGCAGCAACATTTACTTCCTGGTGGCCGGCATCGGGCTAGTGTTTGCCCTGTTCGTGACCTGCTACCTGGCCGGCGTGCCGCTGGCACTCACCGTGCTGCTCACCTTTCTGGCCGGGGGCGGCATGTGGGCCGGGGTGTTTGCCCTGAACCGCCGCTTCGGCGAGCATGGGCTGATGAAAGCCGCCGCCCGCCGCTCCTCGCCCCGCTACATCACCAACCGGCACAGCCGCCTTTTCCAACGCCTCAACGAGGACCCGCCCGGCCGCGCGTAGCGGCCGGCGCGGGTGCTTTCACGCCTATGAGCAACAAGGTTCTGCCCTCCGTTTCCTTGGAATCCAAGCAGCCCATCTACAAGGTGGAGAAGGATTGCCTCGTCTCGAAAAACGCGGACGTGACGGTGGCCTTCCGGCTGGAGCTGCCGGAAATCTTCACCCTCTCGCGCGAGGACTACGCCCAGCTGCAAGCCGCCTTCGTGAAGGCCGTGCGCCTGTTGCCCGACCACTGCGTGGTGCACAAGCAGGACTGGTACGTGGAAGATAAGTACGCGCCCGGCTTCGAAGCCGAGCGCACGCTGCTCTCCGCGGCTTACGAGCGGCACTTCAACGAGCGGCCGTTCCTCAACCACTTCTGCTACCTCTACATCACCAAAACCTCGTCGGAGCGGCCTAACTGGGGCAGCACCTCGGGGCTGCTGGCCCGCCGCCACATCGTGCCCAAAGACATGCTCGACACGAAGGTGCTGGAAAGCTTCTTCGACAGCGTGGGCCAGTTCGTGCGCACGCTGGAAGGGGTGGGACCCACCAACGCGCCCTTTATCCGCTCGCACCGGCTCACCTCCGATGAGCTGGCCGGCACTCAGGAAAAGGCTGGGCTGCTGGAAAAGTACCTCTCGCTGGACCTGTCCGACCAGGCTCTGCAGGTGGACCTGGATTTGACCAACGGGCTGAAGGTGGGCCAGGAGTTCTGCCAGATGTTCTCGGTGGCCAACCTCGACGACCTGCCCACCTCGGTGGAAACCGACATCCGCTACGAGGCCTACAGCACCCAGTACTCGGACTTTCCCATCTCCTTTGCCGCCCCGCTGGGGCTGCTGCTGGGTACCAGCCACATCCTGAATCAGTACGTGTTTCTGGACAACACCCAGAAAACGGTGAAGACCTTCGAGCAGAAGAAGGACCGGCTCAACTCTCTCTCACTCTACTCCCGGCAGAACGCCATCAACGTGGAGTACTACCACGCCTTCCTCAACGAGCTGATTACCCATAAGCGCCGGCCGGTGCGGGTGCACTGCAACGTGCTGACCTGGGGCAGGAGCGAGGAAGAGTTGGCGGAAGTGCGCAAGCTGGTCAACGCCGCCTTTAATCAGATGAACTGCAAGCCCCGGCAGAACACCGTGGACATTGCCGCCCTTTACTGGGGAGGCATTCCGGGCAACGCCGGCGACTTCCCCTCGGAGGAGACCTTCTACACCTTCATCGAGCAGGCCGTCTGCTTCTGGGCCTCGGAAACCAACTACCGCTCCACCGGGGCCACCAAGGGCATCAAGCTCTCCGACCGCCTCACCGGCAAGCCCGTGCTGGTGGACATCTCCGATGAACCGATGAAGCGGCAGGTCATCTTCAACCGCAACAAGTTCGTGCTCGGCCCCTCGGGCTCGGGTAAGTCGTTTTTCACCAACCACATGGTGCGCCAGTACTACGAGCAGGGCGCCCACGTGCTGCTGGTGGATACCGGCAACTCCTACAAGGGCCTCTGCGAGCTGGTGGGCGGGGTGTACTTCACTTACGAGGAAGATGCGCCCATTGCCTTCAACCCCTTCCTGATTTCGGGCAAGCTCGACGTGGAGAAGAAGGAAAGCATCAAAACGCTGCTGCAGGCGCTCTGGAAAAAGGATGACGAGGCGGTCAGCCAGTCCGAGTACGTGTCGCTCTCGACGGCCGTGAGTTTGTATTACGTGATGCTCGAAGCCAACCCGGCTATTCAGCCCAGCTTCAACACGTTCTACGAGTTCGTGAAGGGCACCTACCGCAAGGTGCTGGAAGAGGAAAAGGTGCGCGAAAAGGACTTCGACATCGACAACTTCCTCTACGTGCTCGGGCCCTACTACCGGGGCGGAGAGTACGACTACCTGCTCAACTCCGACAAGGAGCTGGACTTGGTGCAGGCCCCGTTCATCGTCTTCGAGCTCGACAACATCAAGGACCACCCCATCCTGTTTCCGGTGGTCACGCTCATCATCATGGAAACCTTCATCTCCAAGATGCGCAAGCTCAAGGGGGTGCGAAAGATGATTTTGATTGAGGAGGCCTGGAAGGCCCTGACCACGCCCGGCATGGCCGCCTACATCAAATACCTGTTCAAGACGGTGCGCAAGTTCTTCGGCGAGGCCATCGTGGTAACGCAGGAAATCGACGACATCATCGGCAACGAGATTGTCAAGGACGCCATCATCAACAACTCCGACTGCAAGATTCTGCTCGACCAGCGCAAGTTCATCAACCGCTTCGAGGAGATTCAGGCCCTGCTCTCACTCACGCCCAAGGAAAAGGACCTGGTGCTAAGCATCAACCGCGACAACAAGCCCGCGCGGGGCCGCTACACCGAGGTGTTCATCTCGCTGGGCGGAGTGGTATCGAAGGTGTACGCCATCGAGGTGTCGAAGGAAGAATACGTGACCTATACCACCGAGGAAACCGAGAAAGTACGGCTGTTCGAGAAGCTGCGCCAGACCGGCGACATGCCCACAGCCATCAAGCTCTTCGCCGCCGAGCTGCGCGAAGGGTAGGGGGCTAAACATCAACAAAAGGGAAAAAACGATGCGCACGCTATTGCTTCACCTCGCCCTGCCGCTGGCCCTGCTCAGCAGCTGCGGCTCCGATACATCCCCGGCTGATTCACCGGCTGCGACGGCCCCGGCGGCCGGTGCCCCAGCACCCGCCTCGGCGGAGGTAGCCGCCGCGCAGGCCCTGGCCGACAGCCTGGTGGCCTTGCCCGCCGCCGAGCCAGCCGACAAGGCGGCGGCCCGGCACTACGCCCAGTTCGTGGCGGATTGGCAGGGCAGCGACCTGGACGCCTCGGTGAAGGAGCACCCGGTGGTGCGCAGCGGCTGGGCGCGCTACCGCTACGTGCTGCGCGCGGTGGCCCGCTCGCGGGGCCTGCCCCGGGTGCAGCCCGAAGACGTGGCCACCTGGAACGGCCTGGCGGGCCGCTGCGAGACGGTTGCCACGATGCTGCTGGCCCTGACGAAGGAGCCCAACGTGACGGCCACGCAGGCCCTGCCCACGCTGCTGGGCTTTGAGGGCGGCACGGGCCAGGCCCGCTTCGCCGCCGAGCGGCACCTGAAGTACCTGCTGCACCCGCAAACCCGGAATCAATAAGCCTCCCACCACGCAAACGCGCCGCTCATGCAGAAGAAAATCATCCTCCTCAGCCTGGCTCTGCTGGGCCTGAGTGCCACCAGGGCCTCGGCCCAACTGGTGGTATCGGCACCGCTGCTGGAAGGGCAAAGCGCGGTGCAGACCGGCCTGCAGAAAACCATGAAGGGGCTGGAAGCCGCGGCCAACAAGCTGGTAGCCTTCGGGGTGAAGGAGCAGGAACTCACCAAAACCTTTGCCCGCAAGAACCTGGAGCAGCATAAGGAGTGGTACGATGGCCTGCTCAAGGTCAGCGCCGCCGTGCGCGACTACCGCCGGGTGCGCTCCATTTACGCCAAGCAAACCCAGATTATTCAGCAGTACTCGGACGCCATCAACGTGCTGCGCACCTCGCCCTATATCACACCCCAGCAGCTCACGCAGATGACCAACGTGTACGCCCAGCTGCTGGGGGAGGGCGCCAATACCGTGGCCGACCTACGCACCGTGGTCAGCCCGGCCATGCTCAAAATGACAGACGCCGAGCGCATGGAATTCATCGACCAGCTGGACGCCAAAATCACCGACCAACTGGGCCTTGTCAGCTACTTCACCCGGCGCAACATGCTACAGCTGCGGGCAGCCCAGCAAATCGAG
It includes:
- a CDS encoding GNAT family N-acetyltransferase, whose translation is MLRRLPRPPTPARPAAGAARCCYSPSALLPPSHQLTMTLQPFAPAHWPAAKAIYEAGIATGNATFATSAPSWEEWDRGHLPHSRLVALDDNGQVLGWAALSPVSSRCVYGGVGEVSVYVADAARGRGVGRQLLAALVRESEQHDMWTLQAGIFPENETSVRLHEATGFRLVGRRERIGKMGGQWRDTLLLERRSAEVGLT
- a CDS encoding ArsR/SmtB family transcription factor produces the protein MTYAKTAAFTEEQQQLARVAKALAHPARVAIIQLLASKKTCISGDIAAELPLSRTTVSQHLQELKALDLIRGEIDGLTVCYCLNTELLRQVHQQFTAFFVESTANEACAPGGSCC
- a CDS encoding ArsI/CadI family heavy metal resistance metalloenzyme, which gives rise to METSVFPRMHVSLYVSDLTATVNFYTAFFGQPATKIKPGYAKYVLDKPSLIISFVQNPERVASNFGHLGFQVETVQEMEQRLEVARRAGLVAREEMGTSCCYAKQDKFWVNDPDGVEWEVYYFHEDAEFNDPRYQAEYDQASGNSQCCIAPAAQQAPLAAEMLTTAPMAFTLVDATPATPAANACTPGGGCC
- a CDS encoding DUF4134 domain-containing protein; the protein is MNQKRFSTSLAVLALLLSSHLLYAQTGGGNGTAGIQDATTQVTSYFDPLTKLMYAIGAVLGLVGAIKVYSKWNSGDQDTQKTAVSWFGSMIFLVIVATVVRSFFL
- a CDS encoding DUF4133 domain-containing protein, which produces MPVYDLNRGINKPVEFKGLVGSNIYFLVAGIGLVFALFVTCYLAGVPLALTVLLTFLAGGGMWAGVFALNRRFGEHGLMKAAARRSSPRYITNRHSRLFQRLNEDPPGRA
- a CDS encoding TraG family conjugative transposon ATPase — its product is MSNKVLPSVSLESKQPIYKVEKDCLVSKNADVTVAFRLELPEIFTLSREDYAQLQAAFVKAVRLLPDHCVVHKQDWYVEDKYAPGFEAERTLLSAAYERHFNERPFLNHFCYLYITKTSSERPNWGSTSGLLARRHIVPKDMLDTKVLESFFDSVGQFVRTLEGVGPTNAPFIRSHRLTSDELAGTQEKAGLLEKYLSLDLSDQALQVDLDLTNGLKVGQEFCQMFSVANLDDLPTSVETDIRYEAYSTQYSDFPISFAAPLGLLLGTSHILNQYVFLDNTQKTVKTFEQKKDRLNSLSLYSRQNAINVEYYHAFLNELITHKRRPVRVHCNVLTWGRSEEELAEVRKLVNAAFNQMNCKPRQNTVDIAALYWGGIPGNAGDFPSEETFYTFIEQAVCFWASETNYRSTGATKGIKLSDRLTGKPVLVDISDEPMKRQVIFNRNKFVLGPSGSGKSFFTNHMVRQYYEQGAHVLLVDTGNSYKGLCELVGGVYFTYEEDAPIAFNPFLISGKLDVEKKESIKTLLQALWKKDDEAVSQSEYVSLSTAVSLYYVMLEANPAIQPSFNTFYEFVKGTYRKVLEEEKVREKDFDIDNFLYVLGPYYRGGEYDYLLNSDKELDLVQAPFIVFELDNIKDHPILFPVVTLIIMETFISKMRKLKGVRKMILIEEAWKALTTPGMAAYIKYLFKTVRKFFGEAIVVTQEIDDIIGNEIVKDAIINNSDCKILLDQRKFINRFEEIQALLSLTPKEKDLVLSINRDNKPARGRYTEVFISLGGVVSKVYAIEVSKEEYVTYTTEETEKVRLFEKLRQTGDMPTAIKLFAAELREG